Below is a window of Candidatus Desulfatibia profunda DNA.
CCTGTCATGGGAACACGTTTCATGCTCATGGCATTTTTTTTCAGATCGATATCGGGATCTGGTTTGGTTTTAGGAACGACATCATCGCTAGGGCCGGATTGAAGCGGTCTTTTTTCGTCTTTGTACATTTCATTCAAGCTTGGTTCAGAACGTTGCATGTGTTGAGGCCGAATCGAAAGATTTCTGCCGGTTGATCTTGTAGCGCTGACGGCTTTGGGTCTGTCGGATTGCGAATCTGAAGGTCTTTGCGAGCGATAATTTACACCGGCGATCGGGATGCGCATGCGCTGTTTTCGCAGCGGTGGACGAGTTTCTTCCCAGCAGCTCAAATCGACGCCGTGACCGAGTGCGGCAATACGGCTTAACGTTCTGGCGAGATCGGCCACACCGAATTGTCTGCCCCCAGAATCATCCAGAGCAAAGGCTTCATGGTCGCGATTCTCTAAAATAGATTTCACCAGCCCTGTCAAAACCGATTTGGGGCCGACCTCGATATAGGTGCGGACGCCGGCGGAAAATAAGTTTTCAATTTCACTTACAAAATCGACAGGGCATAAAAGATGCTCGCCCAGCAACTCCTTGGCGTCATCGGGATTATCAGGGTAGGGGGAGCCGGTGGTATTGGAAAAAACCGGTATGTCGGAAGGATTGATGACGATGGTTTTGAGGGCCTGCTTGAAAGGTTCCCGGGCATCTTTTACCAGGCTGCTGTGGAAAGCGGACGATACCGGCAGCCGAATGGTTTTAAATCCTTTCTGTTTGCACATTTTTTCAGCCAGGGAAATGGCTGTGATCGATCCCGACAAAACGCCTTGTTGCGGGCTGTTTTTGTTGGCGAGAACGACATCGATTTCTGATGCCTTAATCAGATCGGCCAGTTTTTCTAAAGGGGCTTTGACCGCCAGCATGGCTCCGCTGTTCCGGCTAACCGTTGCCATCAAGCGTCCCCGCTCAATGGATAGGTTCAAAAAAGTTTCCAGGTCAATCCATCCGGCAGCACAGAGGGCGGAAAGCTCGCCAAAGCTGTGCCCGCAGGTTGCATCCGGATGAACACCGAATCCTTGAAGAATCTGCTGCATGGCGATACTTACGGCGCCGATGGCGGGTTGGGCAATGTCCGTCTTCTGCAAATTGTCTTGCTGGCTTTTCTTTTCCTCTTCGGTCAGGGCAGGGGGTGGATAAATAAAATCTGTGAGGCAGCCAATGTTTTCGTACTTCTTGTTCGCATCCTCCAGGACGTTAAACGCAACCGGAAAACTACAGACAAGATCGCGGCCCATACCGATATACTGGCTGCCTTGGCCGGGGAAGACAAAAGCTATTTTACCGGGCGGTTCCAAATTTCCGTAATAGATGTTCTTCTCATGCCACGGATTGGATGTGCCTTGTGATGTAAGGGCATGAGATGTCCGGTCAAAGAGCTGCGGCAGATCCATGGATCGTTCCAGAACAATCAGGAGGCGGTAGGGGTCCGATGAACAAAAATCGTTCCTTGTTTTGGCGGCCTGGATTGAAACTTCCTGGAAAGATGCCCCGTTGTTGGCGGTCATTTTGAAGCTGTGAAAGCGTTCCGTAAGCACTTGGGGGGTCGAGGCCGAGAATGCCGCGATTTCAACGGATCCGTCCCAGGCAATTTTCTGTTTGTCCCGGTGGTATTCTTCAAGTACCACATGAAAATTGCTGCCGCCGAATCCGAAGGCGCTGACGCCCGACCGGCGCAGGTGATTTTTATTCGAGAACCAGGGCCTGGTTGTTGTGTTCAAGTAAAAGGCGCTCTCATGAATATTCAAATTGGGATCCGGTTCGTCGACTTTCAAGGTCGGCGGCAACACTTTATGATAAAGGGCGAGCACGGCCTTTATAAGGCCGGCAGCGCCGGCTGCGGCCTTGGTGTGGCCGATCATCGATTTTACCGAGCCGAGTGCGCAACGGCGCCTGTTTCCGTCCGTTTTGCCGAAAAGGCGGTTTAAGGCCTGAAACTCGACGACATCGCCAACCCTTGTGCCGGTGCCATGGGCTTCCACCAGCCCGACAGTCGCCGGATCGATGCCGGCTTCGTTGTATGCGGTTTGCAGCGCTTTGAGCTGTCCTTCGGCCCTGGGTGCGTATATGCTTTGTGATTTTCCATCGCTGGAAGATCCCATTCCCCTGATAACGGCATATATTTTGTTGTTGTCTCGCTCGGCATCTTCCAGCCGTTTAAGAACAAATAGCCCGATGCCTTCGCCAAGCACCGTACCGTCGGCTTCTTTTGAAAACGGTCTGATATCTCCTGTGGGTGACAGCACGCCGGTCTTTGAAAAACACATGTGCATGAAGATGTCGTTCAGCATGTCGACACCACCGGTGATGACCATATCGCTTCGTCCGGTCAGCAGTTCTAAAACCGCAAGATGGATGGCGCTCATTGAGCTTGCACAGGCAGCGTCGACCACACAGTTGGTGCCGCCAAGATCGAGGCGATTGCTGATTCTTCCGGCCACTATGTTCCCCAAAAGTCCGGGAAACGAGTTTTCCTGCCAGGAAACATAGGAATCGGATATTTTTTTAATGACTTCTTCGGTCTTTTCAGAACTAATCCCTGAATTTTCAAGAGCTTTTCGCCAGATGGGGTGTCCGAGCCGGGCTCCCAGGGGAATCACAAGTTCCTGGGTTCCGGTGACGCCTAAGATGACGCTGGTCCTTTCGCGGCAAAACGTTTCCGTTTGGGTGTAACCGGCATCCTCAAGGGCTTTTTGGGCGGTGACCAGACCAAGAAGCTGGGAGGTATCAGTGGCTTCAAGTATGGCGGGTGGAATTCCGAACTCCGAGGGATCAAACGAAACCGGTGAGATAAACCCACCCCTCTGGCAGTAAACGTGGTCCGATTTTTTGGGGTCATTGTGATAGTAATCAACCGCTGACCAGTGGGTGGCCGGTACATCGGTGATGGCATCATTGCCTTGAAAGAGGAGTTGCCAGTATTCTTTCAAATCCGAAGATTTTGGAAAAATACATCCCATTCCAACAATGGCCACTGACCCTTTGTGTGTATTTCGATCTGACGACATCAATGTTTTTTAATTTGTATTTTCAAGCAGTTGGATTTTTCTCAGGCCGTATATTAAAAATAATGCCTAAACGCTTGGACTATAATTCAAAATTAAACTATTTGCAAGCTATTGACAGTAAAATAATAGTTGATATATTGATATATCAACTTTATAAAAATACATATTTCGGCTTGAAAGCGTACTTTGCAAAGAATTTTATGGAAAAATTACAATAAAATCGTTAATTATCTTAGAATTGAAGATGTCATATTGATATAACAACTAATTAAGATGGCGGCTTTGATAAAATTTCTTACGAACAGGGAACTCTCCAACAAGCTGGGTATCAATCTTGCCAGATGGAAACGCTGGTCGCGGGAATTTCTGCCCCCTGACCCCTTGGGCGGGATGCAATCCGGTTACGCCAGACAATACAGCCCTGATGATGCCTTTACGGTCTATCTTGGCGGTCATTTGGTGTCAGAGCTTAAATATGCGATACCGGAGGCCAGACAAATCCTTGGCGATTTGCGTAAATGGCTTGCAGATAAAGGTTTTTATTTTGATGTTAAAGGAAACGCCGTTTGCAGCGATGGTGTTGAAGTGTTGACTAAAAAGTATATACTGACTATCCGGCAAAGAGGTTCCCTGAAACAAAATTTCGAGTTTTTTTATACCGCCAGAGGAATCATATCCAATAAACCGGTCCGTTACAAAGATTTTGAGGTTATGGAGGAACTTTACACGGAAACCGTGATCGGTCGACAGCCTGTGCCGTTTGCGTCTCAAGATGGGAACACCATTAAAACATTGAATATTACCGATATCTTAGACAGTTTCGTGGCGCAAATGGACCTGGACCGGGCGCACTATCCAACCCTTTCTCAATCGAGTCAAAACTCGATTGAGAGTTATTAGTTATTGGTTAATTGAAAATTGCTGCTCTTCGAGTAATTTGAAAATTTCCGAAAGCTCCAGGGGAGAGAGATCTCCAATACCTGCCGGCAAGGCAACCCCCTGGGTGCGAATCCAGTTTACACGGGTTCGTACGGCGGCGCCGTACAAAAGGTTCATGGCTACGGTAACGGTTCTGCGGTTTTCAGGTCTTTCAAGGAACGATCCTTTAACCCACTGGTTAAACGCTCCGATAGCCGGCCCGCACCATATCTGGTAATCGATTTTTCTGGAAGGATCACCCGAGTTTGCCCAGTTCGAGGATTGGCCGAGATATGAACGAAAAACAAGGGCCATTTTATGCTTTGGGTTTTTCTGCGCCCGTTCGATCTGCTTGGGATCGTGACGGGCAAAATAGTTCTTGGTCTGCTGCCACTCTTGCTGGACAGTGCGGCGGAAAAAGTCCCGCTCTAAAATTGCTCGTTGTTTTTCAGGAATGCTGTCGAGACTGTCATAGTTGCAATACAGCTCATACAGCCTGGCAGCCCGCAAAGGAAACATGGTGCCGCGTTTTAGCACCTGTACTTTAACTCCCATTTCAAACATGTCGGCTGCCGGGGCCATGGTGACATCGGCCTGGCCGGCTTCTGCCAGCATAATACGAACCGTCTCTGACGTGCCGGCTTCCACACACGACTGGTTAATAGACCCGGTGAGAACATAGGCAGCTCCCATGGCAAATGCTGCTGCGGCTGAATCGGGTGTGGCGATCCCTCCGCCAAGCCCTACACAGGGCGGTCTATGATACTTGTATTTTTCAGTCAGTTCGTTGCGCAAAGAAAGCATTGTCGGCAGTAATGAAATCGCCGGCCTGTTGTCGGTATGGCCGCCGGAGTCGGCTTCGGCAGTTAAATCTTCAGCAACCGGCACCGAACGTGCCAGTTGGGCTTCGTTTCCGGTTATCATCCGGTTGTCGACAAGCTGTGCCAGCAGCTTTTCCGGTGGAGGTGAAAAGTATTTCCGGGCGACTTCAACCCGGGACACTTTGGCGATGACCTTATTCGGGCAAACAATATTGCCATGTTGATCAACATGAATTCCTTTTACACGGAAGTAAACCAACGGAAGGGTCAGATCAAGATATGCTGAAGTACTGACGAGCCTGACGCCGCGCCTTAAGTAGAGATCAACCGTTGCCGATTCAAGTTCAGGATCATGGGGGCTGTGAATCAGATTGAAGCCGAAAGGAATATCCTTCAGGCTTTGCTGCAACCTGTCGATGGCGGTCTCGATGTCGTCGAGAGCAAGCCCGGCAGCTCCGAAAAACCCGACCATTCCTGCCCGCCCCATTGCTTCAACCATTTCAACAGATGTGATGCCGTTGGCCATAGCACCGGCAATATAGGCATAGCGGAGATTATAGGCCTGTTTGAAGCGCACGTCACCCAAGTTTTGCGGGTGAAGGGGTGGAACATAGGCCCTGAGCGGAAAAGACTCCGGTTCCAAGATTCCATCGTCTGCAATCGTAATTCTACCACCCTGTCCAATTGCTGGCTGACCATTAACATCCAACAGGATTACCGGGCGGGTGACTTTGAAAATCGCATTCTGAATTGCATGATTTCCCAATTCAGGTGCTGTATCACCCCGCGTCCACCAGCCCTTGGTTATGTTGTCTTTTGACGATTGCACGTTTTTTCCTCTATTAACCGTTTTATAACTGTTTAACCCGAATATTTTTTATGAAAAAGGCTTTTGGGTCTAACCATCTTAATTTATGCAAATATGCTTGATTATGCAGGTCAGCAGCCGTCGGATGGTGCCGTTGTAAAGCGTGAAGCTGTTTGAGTGCCTTAGTGCTCGTTAAACCGAACAGATAGATCCTCATGCAACCAGATATCATCAGTTGTCCCAGCAATGATGTTCTTAAGATCAAGGCCCTGTTCGGTTTTACGAGCACTTGGGCGCGAGTTCTTCACGATTTACAACGGGATCGTCCGACGGCGATATTAGGTTTAAGCCTTTTTATTTTTAAGCTGTCCGTCATTATCTTTGGAAGCGTACTGCAAAACCCCGATTATTTTTGGAGTAGCTGCGATTGCTCCATTTATCGATACCGTAGCGGAAACTAAAAAGCCGCGCCGATGAATCCCTGATTTCCCCGGACCACACCCAACTTCCGGTGGTATTTGCTAAAAGAGTTATATCGTCCTTTAAATAAAGGGTTTTCAGCTCTTTGATCGTGGGCATCCGCCAGCCGCCGCCACTTATAGACAAGTTTTGCGTCCAAGACCGGGCTTCATCCCAAGTTGTATCCCGGTCAGGTCCGGAAACCCATTCCAGTATCGACCTTGCATCTTTTATTCCATCGAACCCCGACTGAAGCTCTTTAGGTCGATTGGAATTTATTTCCGGCTCCACGGATTTCCCGAAGCTTTCCGGCTGAGAAATAAGAGAGTCATCTACATATATCTCAGGCCTTACGTATTTCTTGAATCCTTTTGCTTGAAGAATCGAAGAATCTTCAACAGTTGATGACATACACCCTTCAAAGAATAACAGCATGGACAGGAAAACGCCAAAATACTTCCACATTCTATCATCCCCTTGGATGGAATTTTTCATGTATCTGTTTGAGGTGCTCCCGGGCCACATGGGTGTATATCTGGGTTGTGGAAATATCCGCATGCCCGAGCATGGCCTGAACGGCCCTTAAATCGGCACCGCCTTCCAGGAGATGGCTGGCAAAAGAGTGCCTTAAACTATGTGGTGTGATTTTTTTGTTAATGCCTGCTTGCAGCGCATATTGTTTTAGCAATTTCCAAAAACCCTGGCGGGTCATTGGTTTACCGGCCCTGGCAACAAACAGATAATGGCTGACGCTGTTTTTTAGAAGCAAGGGCCGGGCGTTTTTGATGTATTCATCCAGTTTGGTTTTGGCATAAATACCGATGGGTACGATCCGTTCTTTTGATCCTTTTCCAAAGACCCTGACAAAGCCGGCTTCCGTGTTTACATTTAAAAATTTCAGTTTTACCAGTTCGGATACTCTCAGCCCCGCGGCGTAAAGAAGCTCAATCATTGCCGCATTCCTGAGCCCTAACGGTGTTGTATTGTCTAAAACCTTCAAGAGAGCAATGATTTCCGGAACGGAAAGAACATCCGGCAGTTTCAAGCCCCTTTTGGGCAAATCAATCAGCCTGGAAGGATCGCGTTTGATCACTTTTTCCTGTACAAGATACCTGTAGAATCCTCTGATGGTAACCAGGTGTCTGGCGCTTGACCTTGCTTTCAGGCCATCAGCTCTCAGGTTTATCAGGTGCTTTAATATCAAAGGCGTGTCCGTTTCTGAAATCTTTTTGAGATTTTCTTGGCCTAAAAAATCAAAATATCTGGCAAGATCGCTGCTGTATGACTCAATGGTTTTTTCTGAAAGCCCCTTTTCGAAAATCAAGTAATTGATATACTGATCGGCAAGAACATCTAGTAAAGGCATAGGAATTCCGTTTTTTTAGCGGCGAAGCCGCGTTGTATAAAATCGCGCCGCGATTTTATAATTTGACCTGAAAATTAGTAGTTTCGAGACTGTTCAGCACTTCCACCCCGTCTTCCCTCACCACCGCCATGTTCTCGAGCCGGATGCCGCCCCATCCGGGAAGATATATTCCCGGTTCAATCGTAAACAACATGCCGGGCTCCAGGGTTGAATCTTTTAAAGGGCTCAGCCTTGGTGCTTCGTGAACGGCAAGTCCGGTACCGTGCCCAAGGCCGTGACCGAATTTACTTTTAAAACCCATTTTGTCGATGTGACTGCGTGCAATCCCGTCGACAGCCTTGGAACTCATACCCGGCCTGATGGCATCGATAGCCTTGTGTTGGGCTTCCAGTACGGTCTGATAAACCTTTTTGAAGGTGTCATCCGGCTCACCGATGACAAGCGTTCGGGATATGTCCGAACAGTAGCCGTTTAACTTTGCGCCCCAGTCAAAGAGAATCGGTTCGCCGGCTTTAAATTGCAGGTTTCCGGGAATTGCATGCGGCAGGGCGCTGTTCGGGCCGGCGGCAACGATGGTCGGAAAGGATAAACTGTCGGCCCCGGATTCCCGCATACCTTTTTCCAGGATCCATGCCGCCTCTTTTTCTGTCATACCGGGAGTAATCGTGTATGCAAAATCCCTGAATATCGATTCGGCAATCGCCAGCGCCTTTTGGGTCGCTTCGATTTCTGCTTCTGTTTTTATCAACCGCAGATTTTCCACCAGGTTTTCCGTATCAACAAATTCGACCTGCAGATTATCGGCATTTAGTTGTTCAGAGATTTTCTTATATTGAGAATAGGACAGGCGGATGCCTTCAAAACCAAGCCGTTTTGTTTGCAGCCGTTTTAACAAATCAGGCAGTGATTTGACCAAACCCTCTTTATAACAAAAAACCTCAAAATGAGGTGCCTCTTTGGCGGCCTGCAGTTCAAAGCGAGAGTCCGTAGCCAGGACAAGTTCTGTATCGGTAATGAAAAGGGCGCCGGCAGATTCATCAAACTGGGTGTCTTCGCCCGTAAAACCGCTCAAATAACGCCGGTTTTCCTCCACCAAAACCATGAAGGTATCAAGATTGTTATCGTAAAGAGATTTGCGGATCTGCAGTAGTCTGTTTTCAATTAAATTTTTCATTACATGCACCCGGTTCTGTCCATGAAGCGCCGCCTTTTAAAGCGGGTAACTTTAGTTTAATTTTTTAAGCCCTGATGCCACAATTAGCAATATGATATTTTTTGTCAACCATCGCAAAAAGGTAGCTTTTTATTTATAAGAAACTATCAGCAAATGAAAGCAATTTTAATTTAAAATACCCCATTAATTAATTAAAAGATACCGTTACCAAGCAATGGACAAGACATTAAATCCAGTAACATCCGTTTTTCTTGACAACGCGAGGCCTATCGAATAATAGTGACGATAATTATTCGAGATTAAAGAGAAAAGGTGCGCGGTTATGAAAATCATGGTTACGGGTGCAAAAGGACAGCTCGGCCGCGACTGCACTCAAATTCTTCAAAAGACCCATGATATCATGCCCGTGGATCTTGAAGAAATAAATATCGCGCTGTATTCGGATGTAGCAACAATTGTGCAGGACTTTCTCCCGGATATCATAATCAATTGTG
It encodes the following:
- a CDS encoding DUF1566 domain-containing protein, with the protein product MWKYFGVFLSMLLFFEGCMSSTVEDSSILQAKGFKKYVRPEIYVDDSLISQPESFGKSVEPEINSNRPKELQSGFDGIKDARSILEWVSGPDRDTTWDEARSWTQNLSISGGGWRMPTIKELKTLYLKDDITLLANTTGSWVWSGEIRDSSARLFSFRYGIDKWSNRSYSKNNRGFAVRFQR
- a CDS encoding PfaD family polyunsaturated fatty acid/polyketide biosynthesis protein: MGNHAIQNAIFKVTRPVILLDVNGQPAIGQGGRITIADDGILEPESFPLRAYVPPLHPQNLGDVRFKQAYNLRYAYIAGAMANGITSVEMVEAMGRAGMVGFFGAAGLALDDIETAIDRLQQSLKDIPFGFNLIHSPHDPELESATVDLYLRRGVRLVSTSAYLDLTLPLVYFRVKGIHVDQHGNIVCPNKVIAKVSRVEVARKYFSPPPEKLLAQLVDNRMITGNEAQLARSVPVAEDLTAEADSGGHTDNRPAISLLPTMLSLRNELTEKYKYHRPPCVGLGGGIATPDSAAAAFAMGAAYVLTGSINQSCVEAGTSETVRIMLAEAGQADVTMAPAADMFEMGVKVQVLKRGTMFPLRAARLYELYCNYDSLDSIPEKQRAILERDFFRRTVQQEWQQTKNYFARHDPKQIERAQKNPKHKMALVFRSYLGQSSNWANSGDPSRKIDYQIWCGPAIGAFNQWVKGSFLERPENRRTVTVAMNLLYGAAVRTRVNWIRTQGVALPAGIGDLSPLELSEIFKLLEEQQFSINQ
- a CDS encoding aminopeptidase P family protein — protein: MKNLIENRLLQIRKSLYDNNLDTFMVLVEENRRYLSGFTGEDTQFDESAGALFITDTELVLATDSRFELQAAKEAPHFEVFCYKEGLVKSLPDLLKRLQTKRLGFEGIRLSYSQYKKISEQLNADNLQVEFVDTENLVENLRLIKTEAEIEATQKALAIAESIFRDFAYTITPGMTEKEAAWILEKGMRESGADSLSFPTIVAAGPNSALPHAIPGNLQFKAGEPILFDWGAKLNGYCSDISRTLVIGEPDDTFKKVYQTVLEAQHKAIDAIRPGMSSKAVDGIARSHIDKMGFKSKFGHGLGHGTGLAVHEAPRLSPLKDSTLEPGMLFTIEPGIYLPGWGGIRLENMAVVREDGVEVLNSLETTNFQVKL
- the xerD gene encoding site-specific tyrosine recombinase XerD, giving the protein MPLLDVLADQYINYLIFEKGLSEKTIESYSSDLARYFDFLGQENLKKISETDTPLILKHLINLRADGLKARSSARHLVTIRGFYRYLVQEKVIKRDPSRLIDLPKRGLKLPDVLSVPEIIALLKVLDNTTPLGLRNAAMIELLYAAGLRVSELVKLKFLNVNTEAGFVRVFGKGSKERIVPIGIYAKTKLDEYIKNARPLLLKNSVSHYLFVARAGKPMTRQGFWKLLKQYALQAGINKKITPHSLRHSFASHLLEGGADLRAVQAMLGHADISTTQIYTHVAREHLKQIHEKFHPRG